The following is a genomic window from Palaeococcus ferrophilus DSM 13482.
TATATGATCAAAGAGTTATCACAGAAGCTTGGTCTGAAAAACGAGTCTGCAGTTGTCAGACTCGCAGTCAGAAAGCTCTACATGGACATCAAGGCTTAATTTTTGCGAACCTTTCTCATCTCTTTCGCATCTCCTTTTCGAGGATTCTTAAATATCACAATCGTATTCTCTATTTTGGGCACCTTCGGGCCTTCCTCCGCTCAAATCACTTCTCTCAAATTCACAGCGAGGCTGAGGCCGTAGGGAGAGGGCTCTGATGAAACCCGAAGGCCGATGAGGCCGCCGAACAAACCCTCCGGAGGGATGTGGATGTGAGGTTTCGGAAAAAGCTGGCTGGCTTGGTAGTGATTGCTATTTTCCTCGCGGCCCTGGCGGGCACGGCAAGCGCCGCAAGCCTCGATTTGCCGAAGTGGGTCATCGTTCCAGAGGATGCTACAAATTTCAGCGACGTGACGCTGTTCTGTGGGCTGGACGCGTATGATGCGAGCACGAACACGACGCCGTGCTATTATCAAGGCTCGGTAGTGAATGCGACGATAACATTCAATACAACGAGCAACTACCCGAAGCTTGTTTCTGGAAAAATCTTGAACGCGTTCAAGTTCAGTGGAAACACTGGTGAAGCAGTGTCGGTTGATTCGTTTAGTGTTCAGGAAATGACAAAAATGACAGTCGTAGCTTGGGTCTACTTGGATTCAGCCCCCAACACAAGAAGGGCGATAATTCAACACGGGGCGAATATATGGGCAGTATATGCATATTCAAACGGTTGGGGGCTTGTTTACAAGAATGACACAGCAGGTTTGGAGAAAAAATACTCTGTGAGTGTCACATGGCAGGTAGGCAGGTGGTACATGCTCGGGATGGTATTTGACAGTGGAACAATTGAGTTTTATATGGACGGGGAGTTGGTATCAACGCAAACAGCAGAAGACACGCATATTCCAGCGTACGCGGGACAGCTCTCAATTGGTTCATATTGGAAGGGGTTAGAGGCATCTCTCCCGGGCAAGATTGACGAAGTACGCTTCTATGAGAATGTTGCCCTCTCCCCTGACGAAATCAAGCTTCTCTATCTTGCCGGTCGCAAGAAGCTCTCCGAACCCGCCAACTTCCGCCAGATCTTCAGCCCGCTCATGGACCTCACGAGGGACAGGGCGACCTTCTACGCCGGCCTCGAAGTCTCGACAAGCGACCCGAGCGGCTACGTGCCCGTGCCAGAGTCGGCGGTCAACATGAGCATCACGAGCGCCGAGAAGCTCCAGAGCGACTACACGAATGCCCCATTTTACTATCAGGGCCACTACTGGTACCGCGCCGACAAGATCCAGTTCAACCTGCCGATCCAGTTTGAGACCGTCCGCACAAATGGCGACTTCGATGACGTCATAATACTTGATGAGGATCAGAAGACATATGTCTATGAGCGCGAGTTCAAGGTCACGAACCCCACTGCCGCGAAGTTGAACATTGTCTATTCTCTCGACCCGACCGAGCTCGGCTTTTCCGTGCTCCAGTATCCAGAATTCGAGCTGGACGGGGTCCGTATGGTCTCTTGGAGACCCGATGAGAACTCAAGCGAGCTCTACCTCATCCGCACCGACACCCTTGACCCTGGCGAAATCTCAACGCACTGGATCAAGAGCATCTGGACTCTTGGGAAGGAGGAGCTGAACTTCCCGGCGAAGCTCGAGGACTTTAGAAACATCCTCGACTGGCAGACGGCCCAAAAGATGGCAGAGAATGCCGTGAAAGGAAAAGCGGACACTTGGGTCAGGGTCATCAAGATCTCAAGCAATGCTGACGTCTCAAACGTGACGATATACGTGCCCTTGAAGGACGTCGAGGACGTGGATGACGTAGTCGAGGCCGTCGCCTTAACCGGCTCAAGGGCGACCTTGCAAGTCGAGGAGCTTGACGATGGCACCATCGCCGTCAAGGTTCCAGCTGATGCCTTCGTGAGCGGTGAGGCTGAGATCAAGGTCTTCTACAACAAGGAGACGAGCTGGTGGAAGAGCATCCTTGACAGGATTATGGGCATGGTCAAGATGATCAAGAGCTTTTTCGGCTTTGGAGGTGGCTGACTCGGTTGTTTGCGCCACCGTGATAACGCGCATGAGGTGATTGAGAAATGAGGTGGAGGAAAACTCTCGGCCTGCTGGCCGTTTTCCTGGTTGTGTTTTCCGTCTTTGCCGTAGTGAGGGCAGCAACAATTACAGAGACCGAGTGGGAGAACGCCATTGTTGATCCAGGAATTGAGCTAATAGCCGGCACAAACGCCACCCTCAATGCCACAATACTAACCTCAAGCGGCGACCCCTTTGCCCTTAGCAGCTACACGAACGCCGACACGCTTGAGGTTACCGCGAAATTCGTAGATGAGTATGGAAACGCCTTGGACATGGATGGGGACAGCGTTGCAGATGTTTATACTCTCACGAACACAAGCACTCCGGGCCTCTGGACTGGAACGATCACTGTCGGCAACGTGACTCCTGGCGAGTACACCCTCAAGATTGAGGCCCTCGCCAAGAACAGCACCGCCAACACTATCGTTGACAATGCGACGCTCGAAATGAGCGTCTGGATCGCCGGCGGCCCGTATTGGGTTGCCGTTGCTGACATCAAGGACGGCGACACGGTCGAGATTGGAAGCCTTAGCTTCACCATACGCGGCCTGAGCGATCTCGGAGCAATCCTCGACCTCGGAAACCTGAGCACCACCACGATCACGGACGATGACCGCGATGGCATCTTTGCCTGGAAGAACGACGTCACGAGCGATGGCGTTGATGACTGGATTGTCTTCGCAAAGAGCGACGATGACAGCGACAGATACGTGCTCATGGTCTACTCCAGCGATGCAAACCTCCTCGACGACTTCAACCTTGAGGACAAGTTCGAGGTTAGGAGCGACGACGGAAGGGTCAAGTTCACGAACAAGGTCTTCAAGGATCTCAACAATTACAAGGCGTATGTCGTTTGGGATGAGAGCCTTCTCGCCAAGCTCGGAATTAAGGCTGTTGATTATTACATCATCCCACTCCAGGGCCGCGACCACTGGAGAGAAGGATGGGGGAACGTCGAGAGGACTGACGTGAAGGTCGTCAAAAGGACCACCTACCTGTGGGGCCTCATGGGTGGCGAGGAAGAGGTCTACAGCGGCAACATATTCAACAAGAACGTGAACATTGACAACCTCATAAACGTCTTTGGAAAGTGGGTCGGCAATGCGGCATACTTCGGAAGCGGGCTGTGGGAGATCAGGAAGGGTCTCGGCGACATCACAATCCCAAGCAGCTACAGCCTCAAGGAAAGGAGCCTCAACGAGCTCTCTGTCAGCTCCGAGGACTTCAGAGGCTTCAACCCTGTCCTGAATCCGAGCGGAAAGGGCCTCTTCAAGCCAAGCCTCGACTGGAGAAGCATCCTCGGCCTTGACGAGGACGAGGACTCTACAAGCTCTTGAAGGGGGCCTGATCCATGAGGGCCCTTCCAGCGACTTTCATTATCTTCATTGTCCTTCTTTCTTCCTTCAGTGTTGCAGTAGCTGACAGCAGCTTCAACGAGACCATCAGCACGCCTGCCTTGGAGATGCCTTCTCTCACGATTTC
Proteins encoded in this region:
- a CDS encoding LamG domain-containing protein; this translates as MSVDSFSVQEMTKMTVVAWVYLDSAPNTRRAIIQHGANIWAVYAYSNGWGLVYKNDTAGLEKKYSVSVTWQVGRWYMLGMVFDSGTIEFYMDGELVSTQTAEDTHIPAYAGQLSIGSYWKGLEASLPGKIDEVRFYENVALSPDEIKLLYLAGRKKLSEPANFRQIFSPLMDLTRDRATFYAGLEVSTSDPSGYVPVPESAVNMSITSAEKLQSDYTNAPFYYQGHYWYRADKIQFNLPIQFETVRTNGDFDDVIILDEDQKTYVYEREFKVTNPTAAKLNIVYSLDPTELGFSVLQYPEFELDGVRMVSWRPDENSSELYLIRTDTLDPGEISTHWIKSIWTLGKEELNFPAKLEDFRNILDWQTAQKMAENAVKGKADTWVRVIKISSNADVSNVTIYVPLKDVEDVDDVVEAVALTGSRATLQVEELDDGTIAVKVPADAFVSGEAEIKVFYNKETSWWKSILDRIMGMVKMIKSFFGFGGG